The Klebsiella sp. RHBSTW-00484 genome includes a window with the following:
- the nanR gene encoding transcriptional regulator NanR, whose product MVPMSAFDPQAEDTPSSIGNSLGRRPLARKKLSEMVEEELEQMIRRREFAEGEQLPSERELMTFFNVGRPSVREALAALKRKGLVQISNGERARVSRPSADTIIGELSGMAKDFLSHPGGIAHFEQLRLFFESSLVRYAAEHASDEQIEKLMQALKINSQSLDDNALFIRSDVEFHRVLAEIPGNPIFMAIHVALLDWLIAARPAVPERDLHEHNSVSYQQHIVIVDAIRRRDPDEADRALQTHLNSVSATWHALGQKTQPRK is encoded by the coding sequence ATGGTCCCTATGAGCGCATTTGATCCACAAGCCGAAGATACTCCATCCTCCATTGGCAACAGTTTGGGCCGTCGTCCTTTGGCGCGCAAAAAACTGTCCGAAATGGTGGAAGAGGAGCTAGAGCAGATGATCCGCCGACGGGAGTTTGCCGAAGGTGAACAACTGCCATCAGAGCGTGAATTGATGACGTTTTTTAACGTCGGGCGCCCCTCGGTACGTGAAGCGCTGGCGGCGCTGAAGCGTAAGGGATTGGTGCAAATTAGCAACGGCGAGCGGGCCCGCGTGTCCCGACCTTCAGCTGACACCATCATTGGCGAGCTTTCCGGCATGGCGAAAGACTTTTTGTCTCACCCCGGCGGTATCGCGCATTTTGAACAGCTACGCCTGTTTTTTGAATCCAGCCTGGTTCGCTATGCGGCAGAACATGCCAGCGACGAGCAGATCGAAAAGCTGATGCAGGCGCTGAAAATCAACAGCCAGTCGCTTGATGACAATGCGCTGTTTATCCGATCTGACGTCGAGTTTCACCGCGTGCTGGCGGAAATCCCGGGTAATCCGATCTTTATGGCTATTCACGTGGCATTGCTGGATTGGCTAATCGCCGCCCGGCCTGCGGTGCCAGAACGTGATTTACACGAACATAATAGCGTGAGCTATCAACAACACATTGTTATTGTTGATGCTATTCGCCGTCGCGATCCTGATGAAGCCGATCGCGCCCTCCAAACCCACCTCAATAGCGTCTCCGCCACCTGGCACGCCCTCGGCCAGAAAACACAACCACGTAAGTAA
- the nanA gene encoding N-acetylneuraminate lyase translates to MAVNLRGVMAALLTPFDGQQKLDKGSLRRLVRFNLSQGIDGLYVGGSTGEAFVQSGAERQEVLEIVAEEAKGKMTLIAHVGCVSTLESQQLAQAAASYGYDAVSAVTPFYYPFSFEEHCAHYQAIIESADGLPMVVYNIPALSGVKLTLDQINTLVTLPGVGALKQTSGDLYQMEQIRRAHPDLVLYNGYDEIFASGLLAGADGGIGSTYNIMGWRYQGIVQALKAGDVAKAQHLQCECNKVIDLLIKTGVFRGLKTVLHYMDVVAEPLCRKPFAPVDEQFLPELKALAQQLLAEKA, encoded by the coding sequence ATGGCGGTCAATTTACGTGGAGTCATGGCGGCACTGCTTACGCCGTTCGATGGTCAGCAAAAACTGGATAAAGGGAGTCTGCGTCGGCTAGTTCGTTTCAATCTGAGCCAGGGGATCGACGGGCTTTACGTGGGAGGCTCCACTGGTGAGGCCTTTGTGCAGAGCGGCGCTGAGCGGCAGGAAGTACTGGAGATTGTGGCGGAAGAGGCGAAGGGAAAAATGACGCTGATCGCCCATGTCGGCTGCGTGAGTACTCTTGAAAGCCAACAGCTGGCGCAGGCGGCGGCAAGCTATGGATACGATGCCGTTTCTGCGGTGACGCCATTCTATTATCCGTTTAGCTTTGAAGAGCATTGCGCGCATTATCAGGCCATCATTGAGTCGGCTGATGGATTGCCGATGGTGGTGTACAACATCCCGGCCCTAAGCGGCGTTAAGCTGACGCTCGATCAGATCAATACTCTGGTGACCTTGCCGGGCGTCGGCGCGCTGAAGCAGACCTCCGGCGATCTTTACCAGATGGAGCAAATCCGTCGGGCTCATCCGGACCTGGTGTTGTACAACGGCTATGACGAGATCTTCGCTTCTGGCCTGCTGGCAGGTGCCGATGGTGGAATTGGCAGCACCTACAACATCATGGGGTGGCGTTATCAGGGGATCGTTCAGGCGCTAAAAGCAGGTGATGTCGCCAAAGCGCAACACCTGCAGTGCGAATGTAACAAGGTTATCGATCTGCTGATTAAAACCGGCGTATTCCGTGGTCTGAAAACCGTGCTGCACTATATGGATGTTGTCGCTGAGCCGCTGTGCCGCAAGCCGTTCGCCCCGGTTGACGAACAATTCCTGCCGGAGCTGAAAGCGCTGGCTCAGCAGTTGTTGGCAGAGAAGGCGTAA
- the sspA gene encoding stringent starvation protein SspA: MAVAANKRSVMTLFSGPTDIYSHQVRIVLAEKGVSFEIEHVEKDNPPQDLIDLNPNQSVPTLVDRELTLWESRIIMEYLDERFPHPPLMPVYPVARGESRLYMQRIEKDWYSLMNTIQTGTAAQADNARKQLREELQAIAPVFTQKPYFLSDEFSLVDCYLAPLLWRLPVLGVELTGTGAKELKGYMTRVFERDSFLASLTEAEREMRLGRG, translated from the coding sequence ATGGCTGTCGCTGCCAACAAACGTTCGGTAATGACGCTGTTTTCTGGTCCTACTGACATCTATAGCCATCAGGTCCGCATTGTGCTGGCCGAGAAAGGTGTTAGTTTTGAGATAGAACACGTGGAGAAGGATAACCCACCTCAGGATCTGATTGACCTCAACCCGAATCAAAGCGTACCAACGCTTGTGGATCGTGAGCTCACTCTGTGGGAATCTCGCATCATTATGGAATACCTGGATGAGCGTTTCCCGCATCCGCCGTTAATGCCGGTATATCCGGTAGCTCGTGGGGAAAGCCGTCTGTACATGCAACGTATCGAAAAAGACTGGTATTCGCTGATGAATACCATCCAGACCGGTACTGCTGCGCAGGCTGATAATGCACGTAAGCAACTGCGTGAAGAATTGCAGGCGATTGCGCCAGTCTTCACCCAGAAGCCGTACTTCCTGAGCGATGAGTTCAGCCTGGTCGATTGCTATCTGGCACCGCTGCTATGGCGCTTGCCTGTTCTCGGTGTGGAACTGACTGGAACTGGCGCGAAAGAGCTCAAGGGCTATATGACTCGCGTATTTGAACGTGATTCTTTCCTCGCTTCTTTAACTGAAGCCGAGCGTGAAATGCGCCTGGGTCGAGGCTAA
- the sspB gene encoding ClpXP protease specificity-enhancing factor — translation MDVSQLTPRRPYLLRAFYEWLLDNQLTPHLVVDVTLPGVLVPMEYARDGQIVLNIAPRAVGNLELANDEVRFNARFGGVPRNVSVPMAAVLAVYARENGAGTMFEPEAAYDEDVTSLNDDEELPGNDSETVMSVIDGDKPDNHDDDPDDTPTPPRGGRPALRVVK, via the coding sequence ATGGATGTATCACAGCTGACGCCGCGTCGCCCGTATCTATTACGGGCGTTCTATGAGTGGCTGCTGGATAACCAGCTGACTCCGCACCTGGTCGTCGATGTGACGCTGCCGGGCGTACTTGTTCCAATGGAGTATGCTCGCGACGGACAAATCGTTCTTAACATTGCCCCGCGTGCTGTAGGTAATCTGGAACTGGCTAACGACGAAGTGCGTTTCAACGCGCGTTTCGGCGGTGTGCCGCGCAATGTCTCTGTACCGATGGCTGCTGTGCTGGCTGTGTATGCACGTGAAAATGGTGCGGGTACCATGTTTGAACCTGAAGCGGCCTACGATGAAGACGTCACCAGCCTGAATGATGACGAAGAATTGCCAGGCAACGACAGCGAAACGGTCATGTCGGTGATTGATGGCGATAAGCCAGATAATCATGATGACGATCCCGATGATACGCCAACTCCGCCACGCGGTGGGCGCCCTGCGCTACGCGTCGTGAAGTAA